From a region of the Solanum stenotomum isolate F172 chromosome 2, ASM1918654v1, whole genome shotgun sequence genome:
- the LOC125857203 gene encoding ethylene-responsive transcription factor ERF061-like, with amino-acid sequence MSRIQETMSYTSDEAAQIRSSLSQILLTSSTNTLDSIFFHCQEPKNQMTTTSPVLEPLCSSVYLRQKDLLQKFWEQNRTNITIPTTSTQTPLQGSLYSQKFWEQNRANVTILTTSTQTPLQGSLYSQRYVSPNKKKLYRGVRQRHWGKWVAEIRLPQKRMRVWLGTYDNAEAAAYAYDRAAYKLRGEYARLNFPNLRDPSELGFGDSAKMNALKNSVDAKIQAICQKVKRERAKKGGKKIVESEKKVAKNVDLDSSSCSSSSLVGSESWSHSDVISSSSDDGFLNSEKSPCSVFGDCPMGPENDNCNVINITHQFERSVLESELEDYSLATMPSFDPELIWAVLAS; translated from the coding sequence ATGAGCAGAATTCAAGAAACCATGTCTTACACATCTGATGAGGCTGCTCAAATTAGATCATCTTTATCTCAAATCCTATTAACAAGTAGTACCAACACTTTAGACTCGATATTTTTTCATTGCCAAGAACCAAAAAATCAAATGACTACTACTAGTCCTGTTCTTGAACCACTATGTTCTTCAGTCTATCTCAGACAAAAAGATTTGCTCCAAAAATTTTGGGAACAAAATAGAACAAATATCACAATTCCAACAACTTCCACACAAACCCCACTTCAAGGATCTTTATATTCACAAAAATTTTGGGAACAAAATAGAGCAAATGTCACAATTCTAACAACTTCCACACAAACCCCACTTCAAGGATCATTATATTCACAAAGATATGTTAGTCCAAACAAGAAAAAGTTATATAGAGGAGTGAGACAAAGGCATTGGGGAAAATGGGTGGCTGAAATAAGACTTCCTCAGAAGAGAATGAGAGTTTGGCTTGGAACTTATGACAATGCTGAGGCTGCAGCTTATGCTTATGACAGAGCAGCCTATAAACTTCGCGGGGAATATGCACGATTGAACTTTCCAAATCTACGCGATCCAAGTGAGTTGGGATTTGGAGATAGTGCAAAGATGAATGCTTTGAAGAATTCTGTGGATGCTAAGATTCAAGCTATTTGCCAGAAGGTTAAAAGGGAGAGAGCTAAAAAGGGTGGAAAGAAAATTGTTGAAAGTGAGAAAAAAGTTGCAAAAAATGTGGATTTGGATTCATcatcttgttcttcttcttcattggtTGGTAGTGAAAGTTGGAGTCATAGTGATGTGATTTCAAGTAGTTCTGATGATGGATTCTTGAATAGTGAGAAATCACCTTGCTCTGTTTTTGGTGACTGCCCCATGGGGCCCGAGAACGATAACTGTAATGTCATTAACATCACACATCAATTCGAAAGGTCTGTGCTGGAATCGGAGTTGGAAGATTATTCCTTAGCAACAATGCCTTCTTTTGATCCTGAGTTGATATGGGCAGTTCTGGCTAGCTAG